Proteins co-encoded in one Apodemus sylvaticus chromosome 6, mApoSyl1.1, whole genome shotgun sequence genomic window:
- the Btbd6 gene encoding BTB/POZ domain-containing protein 6 isoform X2 has translation MAAELYPPTSAAAATATDIANSNASGAAESTKVGLCCPPCLAPVPLPPLPAPPLPDNNNPESPNWQSFHPTLRERNALMFNNELMADVHFIVGALGAARRVPAHKYVLAVGSSVFYAMFYGDLAEVKSEIHIPDVEPAAFLVLLKYMYSDEIDLEADTVLATLYAAKKYIVPALAKACVNFLETSLEAKNACVLLSQSRLFEEPELTQRCWEVIDAQAEMALRSECFCEIDRQTLEIIVTREALNTKEAVVFEAVLNWAEAECKRQGLPVTPHNKRHVLGRALYLVRIPTMTLEEFANGAAQSDILTLEETHNIFLWYTAAKKPLLDFPLTKRKGLAPQRCHRFQSSAYRSNQWRYRGRCDSIQFAVDRRVFIAGLGLYGSSSGKAEYSVKIELKRLGMVLAQNLTKFVSDGSSNTFPVWFEHPVQVEQDTFYTASAVLDGSELSYFGQEGMTEVQCGKVAFQFQCSSDSTNGTGVQGGQIPELIFYA, from the exons ATGGCCGCGGAACTATACCCACCCACAAGTGCCGCTGCAGCTACTGCCACGGACATCGCCAACAGCAACGCATCGGGCGCGGCCGAGAGCACGAAGGTCGGTCTTTGCTGCCCGCCCTGCCTGGCACCCGTCCCGCTGCCGCCCTTGCCCGCGCCGCCCTTGCCAGACAACAACAATCCCGAGAGCCCCAACTGGCAATCCTTCCATCCTACGCTGCGCGAGAG GAATGCGCTCATGTTCAACAACGAGCTGATGGCTGACGTCCACTTCATCGTGGGGGCTCTGGGGGCAGCCAGGCGTGTGCCCGCCCACAAG TATGTCTTGGCGGTCGGCAGCTCCGTCTTCTATGCCATGTTCTACGGGGATCTTGCGGAAGTCAAGTCAGAAATCCACATTCCTGATGTGGAGCCTGCTGCCTTCTTGGTCTTGCTAAA GTACATGTACAGTGATGAGATCGATCTGGAGGCGGACACAGTGCTTGCCACTCTGTATGCTGCTAAGAAGTACATTGTGCCTGCCCTAGCCAAGGCCTGCGTCAACTTTCTGGAAACAAGTCTAGAAGCCAAAAATGCCTGTGTCCTGCTGTCCCAGAGCCGACTGTTTGAGGAGCCTGAACTGACCCAGCGATGCTGGGAAGTCATTGATGCACAGGCTGAAATGGCCCTGAGGTCTGAATGCTTCTGTGAAATTGACCGGCAGACACTGGAGATCATTGTGACCAGGGAGGCCCTCAATACCAAGGAGGCTGTGGTCTTCGAGGCCGTCCTGAACTGGGCTGAGGCAGAATGTAAGAGACAGGGCCTCCCAGTCACTCCTCACAACAAGAGGCATGTTTTGGGAAGAGCCCTCTACCTGGTCCGAATTCCAACTATGACCTTAGAGGAGTTTGCCAATGGTGCTGCCCAGTCAGACATCCTGACCCTGGAAGAGACCCACAACATCTTCCTTTGGTACACTGCTGCCAAAAAGCCCCTCCTTGACTTCCCGCTGACCAAGAGGAAGGGCCTTGCTCCACAGAGGTGCCATCGCTTCCAGTCTTCTGCCTACCGAAGTAACCAGTGGAGGTACCGTGGGCGCTGTGACAGCATCCAGTTTGCAGTGGACAGAAGGGTGTTCATTGCTGGGCTGGGCTTGTATGGGTCCAGTTCTGGGAAAGCAGAGTACAGCGTGAAGATAGAACTCAAGCGGCTGGGCATGGTCCTGGCTCAGAACCTCACCAAGTTTGTTTCAGATGGATCCAGCAACACATTCCCAGTCTGGTTTGAGCACCCAGTCCAGGTGGAGCAGGACACCTTCTACACTGCCAGTGCTGTCCTGGATGGCAGCGAGCTCAGCTACTTTGGGCAAGAAGGAATGACAGAGGTGCAGTGTGGAAAGGTGGCCTTCCAGTTCCAGTGCTCCTCGGACAGTACCAATGGGACTGGAGTTCAGGGAGGTCAGATCCCA
- the Btbd6 gene encoding BTB/POZ domain-containing protein 6 isoform X3, protein MFNNELMADVHFIVGALGAARRVPAHKYVLAVGSSVFYAMFYGDLAEVKSEIHIPDVEPAAFLVLLKYMYSDEIDLEADTVLATLYAAKKYIVPALAKACVNFLETSLEAKNACVLLSQSRLFEEPELTQRCWEVIDAQAEMALRSECFCEIDRQTLEIIVTREALNTKEAVVFEAVLNWAEAECKRQGLPVTPHNKRHVLGRALYLVRIPTMTLEEFANGAAQSDILTLEETHNIFLWYTAAKKPLLDFPLTKRKGLAPQRCHRFQSSAYRSNQWRYRGRCDSIQFAVDRRVFIAGLGLYGSSSGKAEYSVKIELKRLGMVLAQNLTKFVSDGSSNTFPVWFEHPVQVEQDTFYTASAVLDGSELSYFGQEGMTEVQCGKVAFQFQCSSDSTNGTGVQGGQIPELIFYA, encoded by the exons ATGTTCAACAACGAGCTGATGGCTGACGTCCACTTCATCGTGGGGGCTCTGGGGGCAGCCAGGCGTGTGCCCGCCCACAAG TATGTCTTGGCGGTCGGCAGCTCCGTCTTCTATGCCATGTTCTACGGGGATCTTGCGGAAGTCAAGTCAGAAATCCACATTCCTGATGTGGAGCCTGCTGCCTTCTTGGTCTTGCTAAA GTACATGTACAGTGATGAGATCGATCTGGAGGCGGACACAGTGCTTGCCACTCTGTATGCTGCTAAGAAGTACATTGTGCCTGCCCTAGCCAAGGCCTGCGTCAACTTTCTGGAAACAAGTCTAGAAGCCAAAAATGCCTGTGTCCTGCTGTCCCAGAGCCGACTGTTTGAGGAGCCTGAACTGACCCAGCGATGCTGGGAAGTCATTGATGCACAGGCTGAAATGGCCCTGAGGTCTGAATGCTTCTGTGAAATTGACCGGCAGACACTGGAGATCATTGTGACCAGGGAGGCCCTCAATACCAAGGAGGCTGTGGTCTTCGAGGCCGTCCTGAACTGGGCTGAGGCAGAATGTAAGAGACAGGGCCTCCCAGTCACTCCTCACAACAAGAGGCATGTTTTGGGAAGAGCCCTCTACCTGGTCCGAATTCCAACTATGACCTTAGAGGAGTTTGCCAATGGTGCTGCCCAGTCAGACATCCTGACCCTGGAAGAGACCCACAACATCTTCCTTTGGTACACTGCTGCCAAAAAGCCCCTCCTTGACTTCCCGCTGACCAAGAGGAAGGGCCTTGCTCCACAGAGGTGCCATCGCTTCCAGTCTTCTGCCTACCGAAGTAACCAGTGGAGGTACCGTGGGCGCTGTGACAGCATCCAGTTTGCAGTGGACAGAAGGGTGTTCATTGCTGGGCTGGGCTTGTATGGGTCCAGTTCTGGGAAAGCAGAGTACAGCGTGAAGATAGAACTCAAGCGGCTGGGCATGGTCCTGGCTCAGAACCTCACCAAGTTTGTTTCAGATGGATCCAGCAACACATTCCCAGTCTGGTTTGAGCACCCAGTCCAGGTGGAGCAGGACACCTTCTACACTGCCAGTGCTGTCCTGGATGGCAGCGAGCTCAGCTACTTTGGGCAAGAAGGAATGACAGAGGTGCAGTGTGGAAAGGTGGCCTTCCAGTTCCAGTGCTCCTCGGACAGTACCAATGGGACTGGAGTTCAGGGAGGTCAGATCCCA
- the Btbd6 gene encoding BTB/POZ domain-containing protein 6 isoform X1, with amino-acid sequence MLLPLACLHGRVAQCLTSLLVLAEPFPRPRRGAKARGAAPTSEEPAPAGAKMAAELYPPTSAAAATATDIANSNASGAAESTKVGLCCPPCLAPVPLPPLPAPPLPDNNNPESPNWQSFHPTLRERNALMFNNELMADVHFIVGALGAARRVPAHKYVLAVGSSVFYAMFYGDLAEVKSEIHIPDVEPAAFLVLLKYMYSDEIDLEADTVLATLYAAKKYIVPALAKACVNFLETSLEAKNACVLLSQSRLFEEPELTQRCWEVIDAQAEMALRSECFCEIDRQTLEIIVTREALNTKEAVVFEAVLNWAEAECKRQGLPVTPHNKRHVLGRALYLVRIPTMTLEEFANGAAQSDILTLEETHNIFLWYTAAKKPLLDFPLTKRKGLAPQRCHRFQSSAYRSNQWRYRGRCDSIQFAVDRRVFIAGLGLYGSSSGKAEYSVKIELKRLGMVLAQNLTKFVSDGSSNTFPVWFEHPVQVEQDTFYTASAVLDGSELSYFGQEGMTEVQCGKVAFQFQCSSDSTNGTGVQGGQIPELIFYA; translated from the exons ATGCTGCTGCCGCTCGCCTGCCTGCATGGGCGGGTGGCGCAGTGCCTAACCTCCCTGCTGGTGCTCGCAGAGCCGTTTCCCAGGCCCCGTCGCGGTGCGAAAGCGCGCGGCGCAGCACCGACCAGTGAGGAGCCCGCCCCGGCAGGAGCGAAGATGGCCGCGGAACTATACCCACCCACAAGTGCCGCTGCAGCTACTGCCACGGACATCGCCAACAGCAACGCATCGGGCGCGGCCGAGAGCACGAAGGTCGGTCTTTGCTGCCCGCCCTGCCTGGCACCCGTCCCGCTGCCGCCCTTGCCCGCGCCGCCCTTGCCAGACAACAACAATCCCGAGAGCCCCAACTGGCAATCCTTCCATCCTACGCTGCGCGAGAG GAATGCGCTCATGTTCAACAACGAGCTGATGGCTGACGTCCACTTCATCGTGGGGGCTCTGGGGGCAGCCAGGCGTGTGCCCGCCCACAAG TATGTCTTGGCGGTCGGCAGCTCCGTCTTCTATGCCATGTTCTACGGGGATCTTGCGGAAGTCAAGTCAGAAATCCACATTCCTGATGTGGAGCCTGCTGCCTTCTTGGTCTTGCTAAA GTACATGTACAGTGATGAGATCGATCTGGAGGCGGACACAGTGCTTGCCACTCTGTATGCTGCTAAGAAGTACATTGTGCCTGCCCTAGCCAAGGCCTGCGTCAACTTTCTGGAAACAAGTCTAGAAGCCAAAAATGCCTGTGTCCTGCTGTCCCAGAGCCGACTGTTTGAGGAGCCTGAACTGACCCAGCGATGCTGGGAAGTCATTGATGCACAGGCTGAAATGGCCCTGAGGTCTGAATGCTTCTGTGAAATTGACCGGCAGACACTGGAGATCATTGTGACCAGGGAGGCCCTCAATACCAAGGAGGCTGTGGTCTTCGAGGCCGTCCTGAACTGGGCTGAGGCAGAATGTAAGAGACAGGGCCTCCCAGTCACTCCTCACAACAAGAGGCATGTTTTGGGAAGAGCCCTCTACCTGGTCCGAATTCCAACTATGACCTTAGAGGAGTTTGCCAATGGTGCTGCCCAGTCAGACATCCTGACCCTGGAAGAGACCCACAACATCTTCCTTTGGTACACTGCTGCCAAAAAGCCCCTCCTTGACTTCCCGCTGACCAAGAGGAAGGGCCTTGCTCCACAGAGGTGCCATCGCTTCCAGTCTTCTGCCTACCGAAGTAACCAGTGGAGGTACCGTGGGCGCTGTGACAGCATCCAGTTTGCAGTGGACAGAAGGGTGTTCATTGCTGGGCTGGGCTTGTATGGGTCCAGTTCTGGGAAAGCAGAGTACAGCGTGAAGATAGAACTCAAGCGGCTGGGCATGGTCCTGGCTCAGAACCTCACCAAGTTTGTTTCAGATGGATCCAGCAACACATTCCCAGTCTGGTTTGAGCACCCAGTCCAGGTGGAGCAGGACACCTTCTACACTGCCAGTGCTGTCCTGGATGGCAGCGAGCTCAGCTACTTTGGGCAAGAAGGAATGACAGAGGTGCAGTGTGGAAAGGTGGCCTTCCAGTTCCAGTGCTCCTCGGACAGTACCAATGGGACTGGAGTTCAGGGAGGTCAGATCCCA
- the Btbd6 gene encoding BTB/POZ domain-containing protein 6 isoform X4, which produces MFYGDLAEVKSEIHIPDVEPAAFLVLLKYMYSDEIDLEADTVLATLYAAKKYIVPALAKACVNFLETSLEAKNACVLLSQSRLFEEPELTQRCWEVIDAQAEMALRSECFCEIDRQTLEIIVTREALNTKEAVVFEAVLNWAEAECKRQGLPVTPHNKRHVLGRALYLVRIPTMTLEEFANGAAQSDILTLEETHNIFLWYTAAKKPLLDFPLTKRKGLAPQRCHRFQSSAYRSNQWRYRGRCDSIQFAVDRRVFIAGLGLYGSSSGKAEYSVKIELKRLGMVLAQNLTKFVSDGSSNTFPVWFEHPVQVEQDTFYTASAVLDGSELSYFGQEGMTEVQCGKVAFQFQCSSDSTNGTGVQGGQIPELIFYA; this is translated from the exons ATGTTCTACGGGGATCTTGCGGAAGTCAAGTCAGAAATCCACATTCCTGATGTGGAGCCTGCTGCCTTCTTGGTCTTGCTAAA GTACATGTACAGTGATGAGATCGATCTGGAGGCGGACACAGTGCTTGCCACTCTGTATGCTGCTAAGAAGTACATTGTGCCTGCCCTAGCCAAGGCCTGCGTCAACTTTCTGGAAACAAGTCTAGAAGCCAAAAATGCCTGTGTCCTGCTGTCCCAGAGCCGACTGTTTGAGGAGCCTGAACTGACCCAGCGATGCTGGGAAGTCATTGATGCACAGGCTGAAATGGCCCTGAGGTCTGAATGCTTCTGTGAAATTGACCGGCAGACACTGGAGATCATTGTGACCAGGGAGGCCCTCAATACCAAGGAGGCTGTGGTCTTCGAGGCCGTCCTGAACTGGGCTGAGGCAGAATGTAAGAGACAGGGCCTCCCAGTCACTCCTCACAACAAGAGGCATGTTTTGGGAAGAGCCCTCTACCTGGTCCGAATTCCAACTATGACCTTAGAGGAGTTTGCCAATGGTGCTGCCCAGTCAGACATCCTGACCCTGGAAGAGACCCACAACATCTTCCTTTGGTACACTGCTGCCAAAAAGCCCCTCCTTGACTTCCCGCTGACCAAGAGGAAGGGCCTTGCTCCACAGAGGTGCCATCGCTTCCAGTCTTCTGCCTACCGAAGTAACCAGTGGAGGTACCGTGGGCGCTGTGACAGCATCCAGTTTGCAGTGGACAGAAGGGTGTTCATTGCTGGGCTGGGCTTGTATGGGTCCAGTTCTGGGAAAGCAGAGTACAGCGTGAAGATAGAACTCAAGCGGCTGGGCATGGTCCTGGCTCAGAACCTCACCAAGTTTGTTTCAGATGGATCCAGCAACACATTCCCAGTCTGGTTTGAGCACCCAGTCCAGGTGGAGCAGGACACCTTCTACACTGCCAGTGCTGTCCTGGATGGCAGCGAGCTCAGCTACTTTGGGCAAGAAGGAATGACAGAGGTGCAGTGTGGAAAGGTGGCCTTCCAGTTCCAGTGCTCCTCGGACAGTACCAATGGGACTGGAGTTCAGGGAGGTCAGATCCCA